One Formosa agariphila KMM 3901 genomic window, CACGTTTTGCCAATCCTAACATATTAATAGCTCCCATAACCGACGTTTTAATCGTTTTAATAGGATTATACTGGTAATGTACTGGAGATGCAGGACAGGCCATATTATAGATTTCATCTACTTCTATCATATATGGCTGTGTAACATCATGACGAACTAATTCGAAATAATGGTGATCCATTAAATGTTCAATATTCTTTTTGCTTCCCGTAAAATAGTTATCCATACAAATAACTTCATTACCTTCTTTTAACAAACGTTCACATAAATGTGAACCTACAAAACCTGCTCCGCCGGTTATTAGTATTCTTTTCATTTTATATTTTCTATTTAAATAATTTCTTTGTATCGATTACAAGTTGTGGTTTTTGAGTAAACGTCTCAGCAAAATCATATGAAGATTTAGACCATAAATTATAACTAACTTTATCCATTTCAGCAAAGTGATTGATTTTTTCCACAAACTTATCTGTTTCGGACAAAGTTACTGAATATCCTATATGTTTTTCTTTTAGTTTTTCCCAGGGCGTTTGGTCTGAAATAATTACAGGACAACCATTTTGCCAAGATTCCATAATTACGTGTCCGAAATTTTCGTGCATAGTTGGTAATAGTAGAACATGTTGTGCTTTTAAAACGTCCTTTAATTTATAATTTGGAACTGCCCCTAAATAATTTACTATTATATGACTAGGTAATGTCTTAATGTAATTTTCGCAAGCCGTCCAATATTCAGATTCATCAATTGGACCGATAATAGTAAAATTAATAGTATGCTCTGAACTTGTATGAGATAGATATTCTAAAGACTTTAATAAATTTTTCTTAAGTGCTATTCTAGAAAGAAAAAACACATTTAAACATTTTTTACTTTTTTCTTTCTCCTGATACTCACCCATTTTTGAAGATAAATTTGGCGCAATACGAATATCCAACTCATGTCCGAACTGTGTCTCGATTTCTTCTTTTTCCAAACTGGAGGTGGCGTGCCATACTACTTTTTTATGCAACCCATTTAACTTAAATAAGGAGATAAATAGTTTCTTCTTCAAGGGTTTTATCGCTAAAGCACCTTTCCCGACCATACCTCGAGGTGCTAAAACCTGCTTTAAAACTGTTTTTCTAAATGTCCATAAAGGAAGTAATGTGAATTTTATAGAAAATAACGAATTATAATACACGTAATCGTAATCTTCTTCTTCAATTAAATTTTTATAAAGTGCGCTATTTTGATGGTTTTCATCTAAATACATCACCTTGTAATTTGCTTTTAGTTGCCAAGTATTAAATTCTATATTATCGTAAGGAATAGACTCTCCTAAATCTTTATTGGAAGTTACTATAGATATATCAAATTCATCATGAAGATGAAACACTATATTATTTACAGATTGAATTGGACCTCCTGCTTTGTAGCCCGGTAAAAACCAATCTATAAAAATTAATATTTTTTCTTTTTTAGGCATTAATAACGTCCTTATAAATAGTTAAATAATCTTCTACAATCTTATCAATACGAAATCTCTCGACGTTTATCCGACCTTTACTTATTAATTTATTTTGCATCTCGACATTCGAAGTAATACTTAACACAGCCTCTCGAATCTCTTCTACATTATATGGATTTACTAAATACGCTGTATCTTTAGCAACCTCTTTCATCGCTCCTATATTAGACGTAATAACAGGTCTACCAATGGCTTGGGCTTCTATAATAGGCATTCCAAAACCTTCATAAGTCGATGCAAACAAAACTAAATCACAGTTCTTATACGCTTGAATAATATCAACATAAGGTACCTGAAACATGGATTTATATTCTAACTTATACAATTCTAAAAGTTTTAATTGATTTTCTGTTAATTTTCCTATAATCGTTAATTTACAAGTTATTCCGCTTAAAGCCTCAAAAGTACGTTCAATATTTTTATTTGGCTTAGTTCCTATCAATAAAATATTTGGACAAACAGAATTCTTTTCTTTTGGGCAATAACTTAATTCTGAATGCACTGGATTATATACAACCTCTATTTTCTTTGAGGCAAAAGGTATTACTTTGCAAAGTTCTGCTTTAGTAAATTCAGAAATCACAGTAATTTTATTAACGAAAATAGCGGGCAAAGTAAACCAAAATAGCTTAAGATATATTCGTTTTAAGGTATTTCCTTTTAAAATGGAACCAATATCATGAATGGTTAACACTGATTTTTTCCCTGTTACTAACGCCATGTAATTCACATCCCCAGTAATATGATTTATTTGAGAAGGTGACTTCTTTCTAAAACTTAGGATATTTTTTAATATTACAACTGGACTCCCTCCAGATAATTTGAGTTCTTGAGTATCTATCTCTACCTTATCTTTAAGCTTAGCTTGAATCGCACCAAATAGCTCCTCAATGCTATTATATTGTGGCAATCGTTTTCTGAAGATGTAATTTATTTGTTGTAGCATTAATACTTTAATAGTTATTATGTTATTCTGAAATATCTATCGAACTGCTTATATAGTATATTTCTCATGAGATAAACAGGGACAACATAAGTAATCATATTCCCCATAACCTTTATCATATTAAAACTATAAACACTTATTAAGAAATAGAAAGGCGTAATAAAAATAACAGCCCAAAACATGGTTTTAGATTTATTAAAAAATAAATTTATAACATATCCAAATATAGCCCCCAAGAATACTAAAAAGGGAAACATATTTATAGGCCCAAAATCTATATAGGCGTCAGTCATATAGCCAATACTGTGTGACGCTTTACCACCACCTGCTAGCCCCAACATAGTATATTTATTTGTATGCGCAGAATCATCTATAATTCCTTTGTTAGGAAAAAACATTCTGGGTTTAAAATAAAAAGAAACTGCATTTGTAAAAATTTCCCCATCTTGATATGGTATCTTATCTGGAACATTATCTAATGTAATTGAAAAAAATTCGATATAACTAATTCTATCTAATAAATCGTCAACAGCATCGTCCATATCCTCCAATGTTAAATCTTCTAAAAGAGATATCATTTTATTCACAGCATCAGATTGTGAAACGACAACTTCTTGTCCGCCACCATCTGATAAATATTCTCTAAATTGAAACTTAACAGATGTCCAAACTAGACCAAGCATTAAAGTAACTATACCTAACATAAAGAACTTTAATAACTTTGATGTATCAATCTGGGAAACCACACTTAGCATTCCGACAAAAACGATAATAATGATATCTTTAAATGATGAAAAATACCCGGTAAAACCAATCAGTATTTCTACTACAATAACGATGTATAGTAATTTTAGATTATTTTTATAATAGTTTGCATATATAAAAGCCCAAAGAAACACGCCCCATTTTAATTTAGAGAATGCCATAAGAATAGTATTTAACCCTGGAATAAAACTTTTTAATATAAAAAGAAAAGAAAAACCAAAAGTTAAGATTAAATAACAAATTAATATTTTTCTTACCGAGTAGTTTGGGTCTATTATTTTGTCAATTGTTAAATTAGCAATCTTTTTTTTCGTCATTAGGTAAAGACCTGAACAGAAACAGACTAATCCAATATTACTTATCGAATTTGCATCATATAGCCTATATATATTCTGATAAAAACTAAACTGTTCTTCTAACGGCAGATTAACAATGTTTCCATATACAATTTTAATATTTATTGCTAACCATTGAAAAAGTAAAGCAAAAAAAAGTGTTGCATAAATGGGGTTTCTTAGCCTAAAGAACAATTGCATTACAACTGACAATGAAAAGAATGCCAATAAACTGGACATAAAATGCGGGCCAATTATTGCCAACAAGAACCATGGAATTGCTACAAACCCTATAATTTTAGATGCTTCTTTATTCACTTAAAAATCGATTTGTATTTTGCATATATTACTTTACTGTAATTAATTTATAGTTATTGTACTTCTTCAATTTCTTTCAGAAATAATTTTGGTGTTAAAGTTTACTATTAACGATGACTGCAAACCTAAATATTTATACGGTACAAATTTAGCAATAAGAGTAGAAATACATATGGCAATAATATTTAGACTAACCACATATAGATAATTTTTAGTAGAAATATTTAAAAATTC contains:
- a CDS encoding glycosyltransferase, producing the protein MPKKEKILIFIDWFLPGYKAGGPIQSVNNIVFHLHDEFDISIVTSNKDLGESIPYDNIEFNTWQLKANYKVMYLDENHQNSALYKNLIEEEDYDYVYYNSLFSIKFTLLPLWTFRKTVLKQVLAPRGMVGKGALAIKPLKKKLFISLFKLNGLHKKVVWHATSSLEKEEIETQFGHELDIRIAPNLSSKMGEYQEKEKSKKCLNVFFLSRIALKKNLLKSLEYLSHTSSEHTINFTIIGPIDESEYWTACENYIKTLPSHIIVNYLGAVPNYKLKDVLKAQHVLLLPTMHENFGHVIMESWQNGCPVIISDQTPWEKLKEKHIGYSVTLSETDKFVEKINHFAEMDKVSYNLWSKSSYDFAETFTQKPQLVIDTKKLFK
- a CDS encoding glycosyltransferase family 4 protein, whose translation is MLQQINYIFRKRLPQYNSIEELFGAIQAKLKDKVEIDTQELKLSGGSPVVILKNILSFRKKSPSQINHITGDVNYMALVTGKKSVLTIHDIGSILKGNTLKRIYLKLFWFTLPAIFVNKITVISEFTKAELCKVIPFASKKIEVVYNPVHSELSYCPKEKNSVCPNILLIGTKPNKNIERTFEALSGITCKLTIIGKLTENQLKLLELYKLEYKSMFQVPYVDIIQAYKNCDLVLFASTYEGFGMPIIEAQAIGRPVITSNIGAMKEVAKDTAYLVNPYNVEEIREAVLSITSNVEMQNKLISKGRINVERFRIDKIVEDYLTIYKDVINA